The Setaria viridis chromosome 9, Setaria_viridis_v4.0, whole genome shotgun sequence sequence AGCTATTGGTATGTTGGCCTGCTTTTATTCTATTGAAGGTTGTGTTTGCATCTGTGGGTTTACTCACttaggaaataaatttgttACCTGCTGACTAAAAAAAATTTGTTCAGTCGTTGGTATTTTGTCCTATTTTCATTCTTTTTAATCAGGTATGTATCAACAAGAATATATACTGAGTCTAATTTAGTGTGCTCTAGCATTTACATCATAAGTTGCTTCAGTCACTGTCATTTATTTAAGTATGAAATGTAAATGAGATAAAGTTTTGATTTTGAAATCTAACGGTTGTATTTGCATTTGAGGGGTTCCTCACAGTTACAAAATTATTTTGTTATCTGATtgattatagaaaaaaaattggtaTGCTGTTTAATTTGTGGTTTGCTTGTTTTATCTGCATCAAGAAGGCTTTTGTTAGAGATGATGTTCTGATAACCAGGGACAATATGACATATTTTGGTATCCAAGAAGGTGACAAGGACTGGCTGGTTGTAGCTTGATCTGCTACTGCTGAAAATAATATTTGGTTCATGACCACTGTTCATGCTTTGGAGAGGACGGCTGGTTCTGCTAATGTTGCTTTGTTTAGGATTGCTGTAGACCTGTGCGGAAGTTTGGATTCATCCTTTGTCCTGATAATGAGACGGCACAGATTTCGGGGACACCATGTTACATTTAGTGTGGAGAAGATCTTATTTGATCTTGTGAGCAGTGTGCAGGCAATATCTTTTGGTGATGATCTCTGCCAGCACCCAAGGGTTTCAAAAATGGATCTGATTTTCTGTTGTTTCGTTCAGATGCAGCATTCAGATGTCCTTTTCTTTATGAATAATGTTAATATATGGATGTCTCTAATTATATTACAATTATTTATGAACAACTCTATATATTGCAATATAAATGATGGTGTTATGATCATAAGCTCCTTGTTCTTCAGATAACATTGTTGCTGTAAGGTCTCTTGAAGTTAACTTTATTATTTTGATCGTGTTTAATATGCAGCCATGGCACTGAATTTCATGTACTCATTGTTATGCCTTTTCGTGCCCTCATTATTTAGCACCGTTTAATTCTAACCTAGTGGTTAGAAATTCGAGTGACAGACCAACATGTAGCACTCGAGTTTTCTCCCCTTCCAAATCGAGTGTTTTATGCAATCAAATTACTCGAGTGATGGTGGCCACAATGATGCCTGAGTGACAGGTACAATAGTGCTctttatatcaaaattacaAAGTGGTTGCttactactccctccctccAAAAAAGAAGGTAACTCTCGCTTCCCGGTAAGTCaactaattttaaatttaaccaaatttatataaaataaatattaatagattaatcatgtaatatatttttatactaaatctatttggagatgtgaatgttagtattttttttataaatttagttaaattTGGAATTATTTGATGAGAAGCGatagttagttttttttttgagacggagggagtagattatTACGGGTGCGCTAACAAGGAAGAGCATTTCTTTGCAGTTTTCAGAGAGCGCAAACACCGAAGCCATTTATGCAGCTCAGGCTTCTTGCAAGAATTGTACAGATCCCAGAAAGCAGAGCCGTCCCATCAACGCCCAGCAACCTGCAcgcgcgtcgtcgtcctcacCCGCGCCGGCGACTCGAGCGCCAGCGGCCGGCCGCCATCCTCCCTCCGCCGCGAGCGAGCAGCACCACCAGCATCGCCTGGTGGAACCTCCCCACCGCGCCTGCCGGGAAGCACGCGCGCACGCCTCGGCCCAGGAACGGAagcgcctcgccgtcgccgggctGCTTGGCTTCTTCTTCGCCTCCCACGTCAGGCCGGGCAGGAAGCGCCGGCCCCGGCGACCCTGCGCCTGCCGCGGAGCAGCCGGCCGGCCCGTGCAGAAGACGAGACGAAGAGACGATGagggcggcgagcagcagcgccTTGCAGCCGGAGAGCTCCATTGTTCGATCACTCGGAGCTAGGAAAAGAATCTGAACTCTGCTGCGAGAGCTGCCCGGATCACATTCCCAGTCTCAGATGTTCTGAAGGACACGAGCGCTGTGCTGCTATTTATGGTTGCCGGCTCGCCGCCCAGGCCGCACTCTCACACGCATGCGATCGCTGCAGGGAAGTGCGCTGGAAATTTGGGGTGCAACTTCGATTGGAGTTTTATCTCTTCCATTTGGAACAGAGCGAGCACACTCGCATGCTGAGACATTCGTCATGACTTACGTTTACGTGCGTACGACCACAACTAGCAGTAGGAACTTCCAAGAAATCCTAAATAGTCCCATAAGTCAACAACACACGTCTGGCTGTACTTCCACTCCATTTCCTACTTCAGTTCATGAGCCGGAGCAACCTCAGCATCAGTACATGCTGCCCttgtcaaatttttttttacttggtaTATTCATTCATGcctgggcctgttcgcttcagcttataagccggctgaaaagctgaaacggctgatttattgtgagaggaaaatactatttggtggctgataagccggctgaataagctgaagcgaacagcccCCTGACGCAGGTCCTGGACGGTGCGCGTTTCTATTTCAAGCAGGGTGCCAGAAAATGCCTGGAAGTAGGTAGCAATGGTACCTGTCATCGTGTCACAGATTTGTGCATCGCAATCAACAAGTTGCAGGAGAGAGACAAATGCCTTTCAGCACACCTAGGTACTACAATAAATCATGTGCCCTTCTTTGCAACTAAATTTTGAAAGAAACCATATGGGATCAACTAATAGTACAAAAGATAGCGATACTCTGTCAAGTTATCACCGATATCATCGCCAAAAGATACCTTATAATCACTGGTCGGACGATGGAAACTTTATGTACTGGATGGATTCACATCTGATTCCACTCTAACACCATCTGATCTCTGAGACCGCTGCAAAATTATAGACGCATGCATCAGTGGCAATCGACAGGCAAGAGAGTTACTAGAGTAATAGACTGCTTTCCATTTCAACAAGCAAAACAAAAGGTGAAAGCAAAGATTAGGGAGTTAGGGACAGTTAAAGCCAATAATGCTAGTATACACCAGCCTGCTGAGAAATAAATGTTTGAGAATTTTTCTCATATAATTCAACTAGAAATAGTTCCCGATTTTAGAACATATACTCAATCAAGAGTTACTTTGATTAGGGGCTATGTATGTTGTAGGCAATGGCTTGAAAATTACTAGTCTATTACCGCCGTTCTTAAATTTAGGACATTTaggacaagcaaattagttcaAACGTTAACTATTCTGCTAGTCCTAaaaatcatatatttaagaatggagggagtagttttcaTCACGGTGGCTGCATGTTTTAAGGGTAAGATTCTACAAGCTCTTTTAACAATTGGCATCAGTAAAAGATAACTGTTGGTAAAGCTCTAGAGAGGGGGTAGAATTAATCTTCTTTTTCGAAGGAATTTTGGTCCCAAGAACTTCAAGAATGGAAGGAAATTATAAATTTACTAGAGTTGGTTCAGTTGAATAAAGAATAAGATATTACTGGATGAGCTTTGGAGGAAACAGGAATTTTCACTACATCTTCCATGCATAAATGTGTAACTTTCCCAGGGTGTTAGAGAGATATGGCATTCCAAAATTCAAACTACCTCTTGACAATTAAAATTTTCCTGTGGCAATTACATAATACAGGATCCAATCTGCTGAGCAATTGCGGAAGAAAACTGGCCTAGAACTGGACATTGCAAATTCTGTAATACTGGGGAAACTGCTGACCATATATGTTTCCCTGCCCATTAGCTAATTTTTCTTTTGGTGCTTAGAAATATTCTAAACTGGGGTTATACTCCTTCAAATTTAAAGCacttttctttgaaaaaaaaactaaagcaaTTTTCTCATTTAGCTTTAGAGAATAAGGATCACAATACCAAGATATTGTGTGTGTTTTATTAGGTACCACATGATGGATGCTTTGGCTAACTCGTAATGATTTTATTTTCAAGAAACAAATTGTGTCTTCCCTGCAGGCACTGGTATTCAGAATCTACTGTTCATGTATGACAGGAAGGATTGAAGACCAGCTGAAGGCAAGCTATCATCATTGACAAATGGAGTCCTTGTCTGTTGGGATTGGATGATTTTCTAATAGGACATAGTCAAACAGTTCTGGTTCAGTAGGGATGTTGGCTTTTGCTTCTGTTAAACTCACACTGTTTTGCAGACAAACGGTTGTTTATCCAGACTAGTCTTGCTGGTGGGTCAGAGTCAGTTTGGGTAGAGCTCATTCGGATATTACGATCTAATGTTGCATTGTAAACTGGGAGACCCAGCCAGCTCTGTTATACtttctataaaaaaaagaagggcAATCCTTTGGTCTTCTAAATCAGATAAGTAAGAATATATAGTTCAGCTGCCAATTTGGTCCAAACATTGCATAGGGAACTATTCTAAGTTAAGAATGCATGCTTTGCTTCCCTTTGCTTAATTCCTTGTAACTCTAATCTCAGTACACATGTGTCCTTAGGCTTACTCATTGCTAGGAACTGTAGGTCAGTAGTAATCAAGACACCTCATTACCCATATGGTTACCAAACGAATATTCAATCTGGAATTCTTACAAGGTGTTTGGGTAGTAGacttggtggtggaggtggcagtTCTTCACTCTTGGTGTCAGATGCCAAATGCTTCTGCGGAGCTTGATGGCTATCAATCAAGAAAATCAGTTAGCAAGCATACTAATACAAGCAGAACTACTACCTCAGAACATGCATAATATCAAAGAAAACcataaaaataaattattacatCCAAAGCATGTAGATCATGAATGCCAATTTTGAGCAGGTGATCACATTGGTAGTAAATTATATCCCTTCAAATTGCTTTTCAACCAGCATCAAATCAGAGGAACTGCATTATAGCATGTGACTTAATCTAACCTTCATGATTGCTCACTAAGATGCTAAAAGCACAGCTGAATGAGGCTATGGGAAAAATTCATAACATTGTGTAGATTTATGGATAATTCAACTTGATGTATCCAGTCTTGAGAGAACCAAGTGATTTTTTGAAGCAGGGCGCACCAACGTCAACAATATCATTTTACTATTTCATCCAGCATAAAACTGTATTTAAGAACATGAAGTGTATATGGGAGATTTGTCACTTAAACAAACAAAGCACTGCTCTTGCAAAAAATGTTCTCCTTGCATATCTGTCTCTCAAGTAAGGCAATGTCCAACAACTTAAAAGACTATCTACCTACTTGATCATATGGATCTTAAGGAATATACAAAGGTTTGTGGTAGTTGATACAATGTACAAGCAACACATTACCTATTTGTGAATAAGAACAATAAATACAAATGATGGTTaggaattttaatgcataagtCAAATGACTTACTTTGCTGCCTCTAAAATATTCTCCAAATATGTGGCATCTTTTGTTTTGGGATACCTATCTGCAGCCTGAATGGGAAAAACCATAGTTAGAATCCGAGAAAATTAATAGAAAAGTAGAGGCATGCAGAATACAGGTGCGAGCTTAAATCATAGTATGCTATATCAAGGCTTGCAATAGAATTAAACTACTGGGTGTAACAAAAAATAGTTAACTTTTCACACTTTTATGTCCAGCAGGATTAGAACAGAGAAGGTTGTCAAAATATGTTAATGGCATCAAGCGTCTAGCAAGAAAACTATCAAAGGACAATGTAAATACTAAGCTTTAGGCCACTAACTTTTGAAGGATAATCACAGTTCTCCTCAGAGAAAAACTGGAAGAGCTCAAGGGTGCCTTCTAGCCCATATTCCTGCCAAAAAAACTTGTCTGTCAGCAAAGCTGGACACACTCAGTCCAGTCAAATGACTCTATGATCATCAGGTAGGTACTCTGTCACATACTCTGTCGAATCCTCCATTTACAGCAATATTTGCTATCGGTGACCCATATTTGTCGTGAAACAGTGGTCTGAAGTCTTCTAGTTTAGTAGAACTTGAAGGATGGCAGGCTGGTGAAACAATAGTGAGTGGCTCCTCTGACTGAGATAATGCTTTGATCTTAGCCTAGACATATTCAAGAAAGCAAAAACAGTGCAAACCTGTCAGGCAATTGAAGTCCACACCAAGTAGCAGCACAAACACAATTTACCCAAAACAGTCCAGTCCCAGTTACAGGATATGCTACCGATGTATCTAGATTTCCAGTGAAGTACGTTGGATTTATTAAggacatgtacaacaatgttgtaactagagtccGAACAAGTGATGGCGACACAGATGACTTTCCGATTAGAATAGGAATCAAGGGTCTGctttgagcccttatctatttgccttggtgatggatgaggtaacaagggacatccaaggggatatcccttggtgtatgctcttcgcggatgatgtagtgctagttgatgaaagtcgagcaggagtaaataggaaactggagttgtggcgggagaccctagagtcaaaaggttttagactcagcaaaactaaaactgaatatatgagatgtgactttggcactactacacatgaggagggagatgtcagtttggaagGCCAAGTAGTGCCCAAgaaggatacatttcgatatttgggatcaatgctacaacgagatggggatattgatgaggatgttagtcatagaatcaaagcagggtggatgaagtggcaccaagcatcaggaattttatatgacaagagggtaccattgaagctaaaaggcaagttttataggacggcgattagacctgcaatgcCGTATGGTGTagaatgttggcctacaaaaagacaACATGTCCAGCAAGTAGGTGTTGcggaaatgcgtatgttgcgttggatttgtggtcatacgagaagggatcgaatccggaatgaggatatacgttataggttaggggtagcaccaattgaagaaaagcttatccaacaccggctgagatggtttggacatgtccaacgacgTCCTCCGGAGGCACCGATAGGTAGTGGAACCCtaacagtaatgtgaagagaggcagaggaagaccaaaattgacatgggaagaggcaataaaaggagatttgaagggatggaatatacccaaagatttagccctggataggtgtgcttggaaaacagctattcatgtgcccaaaccctgatttgtggctcttgttaggtttcaactctagcctaccccaacttgcttgggtatgaaaaggctatgttgttgttgttgtatctAGACTTCCAATACATGAACGACAGAAAGGAACAACGCTAGGATTCTAAATGACACAAGATAGGATCTCAAAATCCAAACGGGATATTACATGCTACGAATGATAGACCTATTTTTTGTAGTTCTCAGTGGGTTATCCAGCCAACTCGTGGATGTACAGATGTGCAGCAAAATTCAAGTTACATCAAGTCCACAACTCACAGCTCCGGCATAGCGTGTACTAGCTGAACATTGGCACTTCTGAATTTAGCATTTCGAAGTGTTGTTCTGATCAAGGTAAACTAGGCAGCGGAATTTACAGTCTCTGATATATACAAACGCTACGGAATCATATTCGGCATAAACAGCTGAAGCAACCAGTAGCTGCCTTACCTTGGCAGCTTTGATTCGCGTGGAAATGCCCGACAGCTTCTCGCGCTCCTCAGCGGTCTGAGAAGGGCACAATCAAATGTTAGGGAAATTGAGAATTTCAGCGCACGGGGAGAGTAAAGGGGGGATCATGGGTTCGAGCGACAAGCCGACATGGGGAAGGGAGAGCATGGTGGCACCTACTCGCTTGGTGATGGCATCGAAGATCTGGTCGGCAGCGGCCTGCAGGTCGAGGAGGGTGCGGCCGAGGTCGCCGTAGCCGGCGGCGTGGGCCGTACGACGTCTGTCCCCGTCCTCCGACACCCGCAGCAtctcctccctcttcctctctcctctccgccGGCGAGGGAGCTATCCCAGTCCCAGAAAATGGGCCAAAGTTTTCTTCCGCAAAACGGACCGAAATCTGTTAGCAGGAAGTGACACGGCCCAGCTTTATGGGCTGATAAGCGAGCCGCGTGCAGTGTTGTTGCCTCGAGCTctcgacgatgatgatgattgaTGGTCGGATAAAGTCCTGTTTACCTCTCCCAAGACTCCTCGTGTTTTGGAAACCAGACACAAGGCCCCCTCAACCCGATCCCATGCTTGTTTTGTCCTACGTGGAGCCACATCATCTATCATATGTGTGGTAACCTGCTCGACATACCCACATGTCAGCCTCTGTAATTGGCATCTTCCTCCCTCTTTCAATCGCAGCCTAGGCCGCGGCCCCATAATCGgcatctccctccctctttcTCAGTTGCAGCTCAGGCCGTGGCCTCCCAATCTAGGCAGAGCTCGTGGGGaatgccgcgcccgcgcccacccATCAAGGTTAGGGTTCCTATCCCATTCAGGCAACCCCCTGGCAGCACTCCTCGacgtagggggtgtttggatacacctcctaaagtttagtacccgtcacatcggatgtttgatactaattaggagtattaaatatagactatttacaaaacccattgcacagatggaccatctaattcgcgagacgaatctattaagcctaattagtccatgatttgataatgtgctgctacaataaacatgtgctaatcatggattaattaggctcaatagattcgtctcgcgaattagtataagggttctgcaattaattttataattagctcatgtttagtctttctaattagtatccgaacatccgatgtgacactactaaagtttagcgcaTCATATCCAAATCCTGTGATGAGTCGTGGACGCTGCCAACATCACCGCTTGCCGCCTCACTTCGCGAGCGTTCCTTGCCACATTCGCCTCTGCGCCAGCGACTGCACGTGTCACCGCTGCGCCGAGGGCTAAGTAGGGCCCCACTGTTCGGGCGACCCCTAGGAACCTTGTGCAGTCACATCACTCGAACGCTCATCGGGCACACCTCCGCTCCCTAGCGCTCAACGCGGCCGACATGGGTGGGTGTTTGTGAGCCTGATGGCGGCGCAGCGCTGGCTCACCAGTGTAGCGAATCCTGTGGACGCCGGCTCCCAGCCAAAAAACAATTAATCAAATCAGCTTGATGTCAGCAACAACGACTCTTCAACTCCGTAACTGAATGACTGAGATGTGTTTGACAAACATCAACTGGAGCAATGCAAATTAATCGATTGCTAATTTGCACTTCACGAACTTTCTGTTGTGGTGAATTTCCTACAGCTGTCGCTGGCATAAACAGCTTGGCCTGCCCAGTGCCCACTACCGCTATGGCCTCCCGCCAGTCGGCACCAGCGGCAGCCGCACCCACACCCGATGTGGCCTACTCCATGGCGCAACTGCGCAAGCCACCCCCACGCCCAATGTAGGTTCTGCGCATTTGTGCTTGCCTTAGCTGGCTCGCCGTTTCGCCCCAAAATTTGCCAATAGCCGAACCTATCTCAAACGCGTGGTTGCATAAGAATGCTAGGGATGACCGGCGGTTGCACGACGGCAGTTGCTCGACGCGTGGCACGGGGTTTGGAGTTTGGAATCATTTCACGTGCCACGTCCATTCAGGAGGCAGCCTCTCTGCGTCCCTGGGCGGGCGGGGTCACCGGCTTGTTTTACTGCGGCAGCCTTGCACCACACGACGCCGGAGGCCGGCGACCGGGGTGCGtgtccgcggcggcgcggtaCCTCCCGGCCGAGTTGATTCCAATAGCTTTTGGGCAGCCTTTCGACGGTCTCGGAGCTGCCACTGCCAGGCTAagagggcgtttggttccctttgcttatttttaagcaagtgtcacatcaatatttagatactaattaggagtattaaacgtaggctatttacaaaacccattacataagtggaggctaaacagcgagacaaacctattaagcctaattaatccatcattagcaaatatttactgtagcaacacattgtcaaatcatggactaattaggcttaatagattcgtctcgccgtttagcttccacttatgtaatggattttgtaaatagtctacgtttaatactcctaattagtatctaaacattcgatgtgacgggtgcttaaaaataagccaactaaccaaaccaggcctaaagcACGTTGCCGTACTGCCGAAAGAACGTGCGTACGAGCTAACGAAGCTAAAGTCGTGACAGCGCGCCCAGAGCATGAGTAGCTGAGAACCATCACCATTCATCAATTTCTAACGCATCCAATCATTCCGTCACGGACGGCATCagtgtatttttttctttcttttgtttcgaGCAACGCATGCGTTTACCTGATCCAACCTGCTGCTCTTTTTGAGTGTTCTAACAAATAATAGTCGTAGTACCTCGTGGCTTTaatttttcttgttcttttagGCTAGTCTTAGTGGACAATGTTCATGATAAAAATATGAGAATAGGTAACTTTATCAGCTGAGTTCATGATGATGAAACTCTTCTCACGTATCATGaaactctctctcctctcttcttatAATAATCTTGCTGTGTTTCATGATGATGAAACTCTTCTCACATATTATGaaactctctttctcctctctttaTAATAACCTTGCCACGTTAgtaaaattgctgatgtgacaTGTTATGGTCATGAAACTCTTGATGAAATCTCCATTGAGATTGATCTTAGGGTTGTGTCTTTGCACTGGAAAGCGACACGAGTAATTGCTGCTTTAACCAAAAAGGTGACCCGTTTGCATTTACCTCGACAGCAAAGCAATGCAATCAGTACTATTTTTATGGGCCAATCGGCCGTGGATTAATGATGTTATGGTCTGCTCGTTGCGCTCTGTGTCCTAGAGGATGTAAATGTCTGAAATCTGGATGGACGAAAGGAAAAGTCGGAGACGCGCTAGCAGTCTAGCGCATTTCGTTGAAAACACCATGCAATGTAGACTTTGGGTTGCGTGCTGTACTGGTTCAAACCAAGTCAGAAGAACGTTCGTAGCTTTCACCTCAAAACCTAGACTTTCAATTTAAAAAAATTGACCTCCAAAAATTACCAAGCTTTTGTTACAACTTACAAAATCAAACTGTCGCAACCCGATTTGAAGGGGCACAAGATAAAGTAGGCTGCATCAAACAAAAGTTTGGCAGGATGTCAATTCCAAAAGTACTCCATGCAAGAGAACCAAAAAgacaggagagagagagaaaagaggaaAATAGACACGAGTGACATTTGAACTCCCAAGCCACCAAATGGCAGCAGCGCCCCCCTACCGCTGACAAATCGTGCATGAGACCGGACCAGACGCCCTACACTACAGCCAGCTACAGGCTACAGGCTTCAGGGCTTCAGGCTACAACTACCGGTCCGcaaccaccgctgccgccgtagTGGCGTAGTGCCGGCCGCGCCCGTGCCACTCTCAACGCGCATCGCGGCCGGCATCCTCGCCATCTGCCGGTCGGTACGGTACGTTACAACTCCACGCGACGCGCAAGCGTGGGGGGGCGACAAAAACACGCGCCCGCACAAgtcgtcctcttcctccgcaCGCCGACACGGCGCAAATCCCCCCACCCCAAGCCCACAAACCCCGAGCGACGCCACACGCCGGCTCGTGCGGCTGCTcgccccgcgcccgcctcgGATTCAccgccgcgctccgcgtcgCCGCGAGATCCCGTCCCCGCGATGGAGGTGAGTGCCGGCAACTCCATCTCCACCTAGCCTTCTGCTGGTCTGCGGAGGCGAGCTGAGCCTCAAAACTCCCTAGTACGCGGCGCTGTTGCTGTTTGCGTGTCTGGCGGCTGCGGGCTCAGTCGCCGGCGGGGTTTCCGCGGCGGGTTTGCTTGATTTGTGTTGGGAATGTCCACCGCGGTGAGCGGCATTGCGAATTCTGCGGGACGGCGTTGCTCCCGTTTGGGCGGTGGTTGCGGGTTTTCCTGGTAGATTTGGTACGCCCCGGTCCTCCGGAAGCCTGCTGCTTTGCTGAGAAATTCAAAGTGCAGACGAGCGCGCAAACGCTCGAGTTGCGAATTCGTCTGTTTGCCGTTGGATTCTAGCATTGTGTTGTGTTTGGTTGATGGTATGTGGATTGGCTGCACCTATTCGATTGCTTATTTCAGGCCCATCTCCCTCCGATCAGGGACACACGAACCCTACTGGTCACTCACTCAACCTTTGGCGGTCGTGTGTTTATAAGAGGCGGCTAGATCCGATCTTCAAGTTTGTTTCTCGTTGGGATGCCTCCCCTGAAATTTTGTGGCATGGTAGCAATTGACGATTTGTGCAATGGCAGTAAACATTAAACTGCATATTACTTCATTTTCCACAGTCTACATTGAGATGCCTAATGATGTCATGGTTTTGCTCGAGTTGCGAATTCTAGCATTGTGGTGTGTTTGGTTAATGGTATGTGGATTCAGGGCTGGACCTTTTCGATTGTTCTTTTCAGGCTCATCTCCCTCCAATCAGAGGCTCACCAACACCAAACGCCTGCGGTTCTCTACTATTAGAAGTTACTCTACTGGTCTCTCACTAAACCTTTGACGGCTGCGTGTTTATTGGAGGCGGCTAGATCCGATCTTCAAGTTTGTTTGTTTCTCGTTGGGATGCTTCCTCTGACGTTTTGTGGCATGGTAGCAATTGATGATTTGTTCAGTGGTAGTAAATACTAAACTGCATATTACTGCATTTTGTGCAAAAGGGATGCCATGATTTTGCTTGGTTTGCCATGACCTGTTGCCTTGCTTCATTGATTTGGCCATTTCATTGTGCCTTTTGGGTTTTTTGTTTTCGGTTAATGAATGCTTCTGTTGATTTTTGCATTTACGAAAAAATAATTCGTCCCGTGTCCTGGTAATGTGACAGGATGACAAGGTACTTGCTATCCTGCATCATGATACTAGAACATATATCTTGAAATTAAATCAAACATGCTGAACTTGACAATGTGTAAATGAATAAATGAATTGTGTTTCTACTTACACCGAGTCCCAGTGATACAAATGGTTTAACAAAAACGATTGGAGTATGAATAGTGGGTTGATCATGGTTCGTCATTGTATTTAAACTGAAATTTTGCAAGCATTCATTTCTAATATTTATTTCACAAACTCTCTTAATGTTTATAGTTATTAATACATACAATACTGGAAATAGTATACCCCACTTGAGATTTAGGTTTCTAGAATCAACTTGATGCTGCTATAGCATGTCATCTGTGATCTACAGTAACTTTTGCAACAGTTGTAACTACATCGCACTGCACACTTCAATCTTTTGCACAGAGAGTTTGTTGAGGATAAACATGTTTTAATTCAAAAAAGGATA is a genomic window containing:
- the LOC117836078 gene encoding uncharacterized protein — its product is MLRVSEDGDRRRTAHAAGYGDLGRTLLDLQAAADQIFDAITKRTAEEREKLSGISTRIKAAKAKIKALSQSEEPLTIVSPACHPSSSTKLEDFRPLFHDKYGSPIANIAVNGGFDREYGLEGTLELFQFFSEENCDYPSKAADRYPKTKDATYLENILEAANHQAPQKHLASDTKSEELPPPPPSLLPKHLRSQRSDGVRVESDVNPSST